The proteins below are encoded in one region of uncultured Eubacteriales bacterium:
- a CDS encoding ABC transporter, permease protein, with protein sequence MEHSTIPRVDRSAVRLNKVRTFFSKPHNVILLLMGIVLTVTTVAPIVAIVEDTFKIHPGTIDAHLTGQAAGYTLVNYIDLFTSRMARTNLWAPLLNTILLAVGTCVVSILFGGLFAFLITRTNLPWRKYLSSIFIFPYIMPQWTLAVVWQNMFNSNAVTGTSNGLLAATTGIAMPMWWCKGLFPSLVVLGLHYAPFAYILIGGIFRNMDANLEEAATILDTPRWKIMCRITLPMVKPAILSTILLVFGSAMGSYPVPHYLGLTTLSTKYVSMNSKYTGEASILAIIMMFFGVAIMLLNQLSLQSRKSYTTVTGKSGQISKTNLGRVGKYVIALALVAVTFFTSIFPIVSFAFETFLPNPGDYSFLYTGDPDNLTTKWWTTSENITENGMYGQKGILYNNTIWNAFKGTIWVSVCCALLAGTIGTLIGYAVSKNRRSKWANYVNSVAFLPYLMPSIAVGVAFFILFSSEHINLFNTYTILIVVGTIKYIPFASRSSLNSMLQLSGEIEEAAIIQDIPWIKRMTRIIIPIQKSSIISGYLLPFMTCLRELSLFMLLCVQGFILSTTLDYFDEMGLYAFSSGINLILIVTILVCNTLVNKVTGASLDKGIGG encoded by the coding sequence ATGGAGCATTCAACGATTCCGCGGGTCGACCGGTCCGCCGTCCGCCTGAATAAGGTTAGGACCTTCTTCTCTAAACCCCATAACGTCATCCTCCTGCTCATGGGCATCGTGTTGACGGTGACCACCGTGGCCCCCATCGTCGCCATCGTGGAGGACACCTTCAAAATCCACCCGGGCACCATAGACGCCCACCTCACCGGCCAGGCCGCGGGCTATACCCTGGTCAACTACATTGACCTCTTTACCAGCCGTATGGCCAGAACCAACCTCTGGGCCCCTCTGCTAAACACCATTTTGCTGGCTGTGGGCACCTGTGTGGTCTCCATCCTCTTTGGCGGGCTGTTTGCTTTCCTCATCACCCGCACCAATCTGCCATGGCGCAAATATTTAAGCTCGATCTTCATCTTCCCCTACATCATGCCCCAATGGACGCTGGCCGTGGTGTGGCAGAACATGTTCAACTCCAATGCCGTCACCGGCACCTCCAACGGTCTGCTGGCCGCCACCACGGGCATAGCCATGCCCATGTGGTGGTGCAAGGGCCTGTTCCCCAGCCTGGTGGTGCTGGGCCTGCACTACGCGCCCTTCGCCTACATATTAATCGGCGGCATCTTCCGCAACATGGACGCCAACCTTGAGGAGGCCGCCACCATTCTGGACACGCCCAGATGGAAAATCATGTGCAGGATTACGCTGCCCATGGTCAAGCCCGCCATCCTTTCCACCATCCTGCTGGTCTTCGGCAGCGCCATGGGCTCCTACCCTGTTCCACATTACCTGGGCCTTACCACCCTGTCCACCAAATATGTGTCCATGAACTCCAAGTACACCGGAGAGGCCAGTATCCTGGCTATCATCATGATGTTTTTCGGCGTGGCTATCATGCTGCTCAATCAACTCAGCCTACAGAGCCGCAAGAGCTACACCACGGTCACCGGCAAATCCGGTCAGATTTCCAAAACCAACTTAGGGCGGGTCGGGAAGTATGTCATCGCCTTAGCGCTGGTGGCCGTCACTTTCTTTACCAGCATCTTCCCCATCGTCTCCTTCGCCTTTGAGACGTTTCTGCCCAACCCCGGCGACTACTCCTTCCTGTACACCGGTGACCCGGACAATCTGACCACCAAGTGGTGGACCACCAGTGAAAACATCACTGAGAACGGCATGTACGGACAGAAGGGCATCCTCTATAACAACACCATCTGGAACGCCTTCAAGGGCACCATCTGGGTCAGCGTGTGCTGCGCTCTGCTGGCGGGCACCATCGGTACTCTCATTGGCTACGCCGTGTCCAAGAACCGACGAAGTAAGTGGGCAAATTACGTCAACAGTGTGGCGTTTCTTCCCTATTTGATGCCCTCCATCGCCGTCGGCGTCGCGTTCTTTATCCTGTTTTCCAGTGAGCACATCAACCTCTTCAACACCTATACAATCTTGATCGTCGTGGGTACCATCAAATACATCCCCTTTGCCAGCCGCAGCTCCCTGAACTCCATGCTCCAGCTGTCCGGCGAGATCGAGGAGGCGGCAATCATTCAGGACATTCCCTGGATCAAACGAATGACCCGCATCATTATCCCCATTCAGAAGTCTTCCATTATAAGCGGCTACCTGCTCCCCTTCATGACCTGTCTGCGGGAGCTGTCCCTGTTCATGCTGCTGTGCGTCCAGGGTTTTATCCTTTCCACCACCTTGGACTACTTCGATGAAATGGGCCTATACGCATTCTCCAGCGGCATCAACCTGATTTTAATCGTCACCATTCTGGTGTGCAACACACTGGTCAACAAGGTCACCGGCGCCAGTCTGGACAAGGGAATAGGGGGTTAA
- a CDS encoding ABC transporter, ATP-binding protein encodes MPAIKLEQVTKHWGKFYAVDNLDLVIDNNAFVTLLGPSGCGKTTTLRMIAGLETPTSGRITIGDQVVFDSALGINIPANKRKVGFLFQNYALWPNMTVYENIAFGLSNIKESLPKIDFEAKNAARLAEILKKPGEVVRILADCRDKKGKIDEKKAYIKFIDTFSISMYTAKKLFDYHLESGKDISHELAALQSKVDSARNAETLNERFEVLQNGRVITEMRKLAAEEIDLAVRRVSRIVKIGMFMERYPAELSGGQQQRVAIARTLAPEPSVLFMDEPLSNLDAKLRLEMRYELQRLHVETGSTFVYVTHDQMEAMTLATQICLINNGVLQQYDAPLTVYNRPNNLFVADFVGNPSINFVEAKGNQAPDGSVDLTVFTGRSAKFRPATPIDLAGWFQARDEQEAALSEEYGKRAAEKSYVEKGNKDETFRYHIAKVVEDDDALQDEPIFTNEDLVLGIRPEFLDIMDDGALEGEIYGAMPTGMESTIKVRVDDFLLTGVIFGSSLFTIGAKIPISISGDNIMLFDRKSGKCIAFGSLVF; translated from the coding sequence ATGCCTGCCATCAAATTAGAGCAAGTGACTAAGCACTGGGGTAAGTTTTACGCCGTGGACAACCTGGATTTGGTTATTGATAACAACGCGTTTGTAACCCTGCTGGGCCCCTCCGGCTGCGGGAAAACCACCACATTGCGTATGATTGCCGGCCTGGAGACCCCCACCAGTGGCCGCATTACCATTGGAGACCAGGTGGTGTTCGACAGTGCCCTGGGCATCAACATCCCCGCCAACAAGCGCAAGGTGGGATTTCTCTTCCAGAACTATGCCCTGTGGCCCAACATGACGGTGTATGAGAACATCGCCTTCGGCCTCTCCAACATTAAGGAGTCCCTCCCAAAGATCGACTTTGAGGCAAAGAACGCGGCCCGCCTTGCCGAAATTTTGAAAAAGCCCGGCGAGGTGGTCCGAATTCTGGCGGACTGCCGGGATAAGAAGGGCAAAATCGATGAAAAGAAAGCCTACATAAAGTTTATCGATACCTTCAGCATCTCCATGTATACCGCGAAAAAGCTGTTTGACTACCACTTAGAGTCGGGCAAGGATATCTCCCATGAGCTTGCCGCCCTGCAATCCAAAGTAGACTCCGCGCGGAACGCGGAGACCCTGAATGAGCGCTTCGAGGTACTCCAGAATGGCCGGGTGATCACGGAGATGCGCAAGCTCGCCGCCGAGGAAATCGACCTTGCGGTCCGCCGGGTGTCCCGCATCGTAAAAATCGGGATGTTCATGGAGCGCTACCCCGCGGAGCTGTCCGGAGGGCAGCAGCAGCGCGTGGCAATTGCCCGCACTCTGGCTCCCGAGCCCTCAGTGCTGTTTATGGACGAGCCGCTCAGCAACCTGGACGCCAAGCTGCGCCTGGAGATGCGCTATGAGCTGCAGCGGCTCCACGTGGAGACGGGGTCCACATTCGTCTACGTGACCCACGACCAGATGGAGGCCATGACTCTAGCCACACAGATCTGTCTCATCAATAACGGCGTCCTGCAGCAATACGACGCCCCTCTCACTGTCTATAATAGGCCAAACAACCTCTTCGTGGCCGACTTCGTGGGCAACCCCTCCATTAATTTTGTAGAGGCCAAAGGGAATCAGGCCCCAGACGGATCCGTTGACCTAACCGTATTTACCGGCCGAAGCGCCAAATTTCGACCCGCTACCCCCATCGATCTGGCCGGCTGGTTCCAGGCCCGGGACGAGCAGGAGGCCGCCCTGTCCGAGGAATACGGGAAGCGGGCTGCAGAGAAGTCCTACGTCGAAAAGGGCAACAAGGACGAGACTTTCCGCTATCATATTGCCAAGGTGGTGGAGGACGACGACGCGCTCCAGGACGAGCCCATCTTCACCAACGAGGACCTAGTGCTGGGCATTCGCCCCGAGTTCCTGGATATCATGGACGATGGCGCGCTGGAGGGCGAGATCTACGGTGCCATGCCCACGGGCATGGAGTCCACCATCAAGGTGAGGGTGGATGATTTTCTCCTTACCGGCGTCATTTTCGGCAGCTCCCTGTTCACCATCGGCGCTAAAATACCCATCTCCATATCTGGCGACAATATTATGCTTTTTGACCGAAAGAGCGGCAAGTGTATCGCCTTTGGCAGTCTGGTGTTTTGA
- a CDS encoding Amino acid racemase, with the protein MSFPRLDIHLDIIRRNTATIRKLCGDYGVEITGVTKAFAAQPQIAEAFLDSGISKLGDSRIQNLKKLESFKAEKWLIRMPMLSETDETVTYADVSLNSEWSVIEALDKAADRQGKVHKIILMADLGDLREGYVDTKELLSTARKAAKLKHVRLYGVGTNLGCFSFIRPDTEKMSRLQALAAQLPLNGIPVVSGGNSATLHLMMEGGLSNGINNLRLGESLLFGKERCCYSFLRDTQRDAFILSAEIIELKEKPSLPWGEVGVDSYGRYPPIPADHGIRKKAILALGKQDCDIETMQPVDQGIQMLGASSDHMMLDITDSQRDYQVGDRVKFELGYFSLMRAFTSEYIQKSYCE; encoded by the coding sequence ATGAGCTTTCCCAGACTGGATATCCATCTGGATATTATTAGAAGGAATACGGCGACAATACGGAAACTCTGCGGCGATTACGGGGTAGAGATCACGGGCGTTACAAAGGCTTTTGCCGCTCAGCCGCAGATTGCGGAGGCCTTTTTGGATTCCGGAATCAGTAAATTAGGTGATTCAAGAATTCAAAATCTAAAAAAACTGGAGAGTTTCAAAGCAGAAAAATGGCTGATTCGAATGCCTATGCTCTCTGAAACTGACGAAACGGTAACATATGCTGATGTATCCCTGAACTCAGAATGGTCTGTCATCGAAGCGCTGGACAAAGCGGCGGACAGGCAGGGGAAAGTACATAAAATCATATTGATGGCAGACCTGGGTGACCTCCGGGAGGGGTATGTGGATACTAAAGAGCTGCTTAGCACAGCAAGGAAGGCTGCCAAGCTCAAGCATGTCAGGCTATATGGGGTTGGAACTAACCTCGGCTGCTTTTCATTTATCCGCCCGGATACGGAAAAGATGTCGCGGCTTCAGGCCCTGGCCGCACAGCTGCCTTTGAATGGGATACCGGTGGTAAGCGGTGGAAACTCTGCAACGCTGCACCTGATGATGGAAGGGGGCCTCTCCAATGGTATCAACAATCTCAGACTGGGAGAGAGCTTGCTGTTTGGAAAAGAGAGATGCTGCTACTCTTTTTTGAGAGATACCCAGCGGGACGCGTTTATTTTAAGTGCGGAGATCATAGAGCTAAAAGAGAAGCCATCTCTCCCCTGGGGGGAAGTCGGAGTGGACAGTTATGGCCGTTATCCCCCCATACCGGCGGACCACGGCATTCGTAAAAAAGCGATCCTGGCCCTGGGTAAGCAGGATTGCGATATTGAGACAATGCAGCCAGTAGATCAGGGCATTCAAATGTTGGGTGCCAGCAGCGATCATATGATGCTCGATATCACCGACAGTCAAAGAGATTATCAGGTGGGGGACCGGGTAAAATTTGAATTGGGCTATTTTTCGCTTATGAGAGCGTTTACCAGCGAATATATTCAGAAAAGCTACTGCGAATAA
- a CDS encoding Peptidase M20 gives MRGYKMLNYQEEQEVIELCQSLIRMKGYSGHEDATAEVLKAYFQKREFDEIEADACGNMTGIINGNRPGPCIVFDGHMDTVPVNETEWVEDPFGAKIRDGRIYGRGTSDMKGAVAAMACAAALFADKTGRDFPGKVVIAGIVQEELFEGVASKYVCDRYRPDYVVIGEASNLNVKIGQRGRAEIVVETFGTTAHSAHPEKGNNAVLSMCKVIEEISKLPVEEHPALSRGILVLTDVKSEPYPGSSCVPAYCKATYDRRTLVGETKESILEPIQACLETLEKADTSVTAKVSYACGSGRCYTGKEISAEKFFPAWLFEKEDAFVQSCLEELRAAGFGPEVTVYDFCTNGSYYAGKEGIPTIGLGPSREDLAHTADEYIEISQLAGAVSCYMALMKALLK, from the coding sequence ATGCGGGGGTATAAAATGCTAAATTATCAGGAAGAGCAGGAAGTAATTGAACTATGCCAGAGCTTGATTCGTATGAAGGGCTATTCCGGTCATGAGGATGCCACGGCCGAAGTGTTAAAGGCATATTTTCAAAAAAGAGAATTTGATGAAATCGAAGCGGATGCCTGCGGAAATATGACAGGCATTATTAATGGCAACCGACCAGGGCCCTGCATCGTATTTGACGGGCACATGGATACCGTGCCGGTGAATGAAACGGAGTGGGTCGAGGACCCCTTCGGTGCCAAAATCCGGGATGGCCGTATCTATGGGCGAGGGACTTCCGATATGAAGGGCGCCGTCGCCGCCATGGCATGCGCGGCAGCCCTGTTTGCCGATAAAACAGGGCGTGACTTCCCTGGTAAAGTTGTGATTGCGGGGATTGTGCAGGAAGAGCTTTTTGAAGGCGTTGCATCAAAATATGTGTGTGATCGGTATCGCCCGGACTATGTGGTCATTGGCGAAGCGTCCAATCTTAATGTAAAGATAGGGCAGCGCGGGCGGGCAGAAATTGTCGTGGAGACCTTTGGAACCACCGCGCACAGCGCTCACCCCGAAAAGGGGAACAACGCAGTTTTAAGTATGTGCAAGGTCATAGAAGAGATCAGCAAACTGCCTGTGGAAGAACATCCGGCACTTAGTCGGGGAATTCTGGTGCTGACTGATGTCAAGTCAGAGCCCTATCCCGGCAGCAGCTGTGTGCCTGCATACTGTAAGGCAACTTATGATCGGCGGACTTTGGTTGGTGAGACAAAGGAAAGCATACTTGAACCGATTCAAGCATGCCTGGAAACTCTGGAGAAAGCCGATACCTCCGTAACCGCCAAGGTGTCCTATGCCTGTGGAAGTGGAAGGTGCTACACCGGGAAAGAAATATCGGCAGAAAAATTCTTCCCTGCGTGGTTGTTTGAAAAAGAGGACGCTTTTGTACAGTCCTGTCTGGAAGAGCTTCGGGCGGCGGGCTTTGGCCCGGAAGTAACAGTGTACGATTTTTGCACAAATGGAAGTTACTATGCGGGGAAAGAGGGAATTCCGACAATCGGACTAGGGCCCTCCAGAGAGGATCTGGCTCACACAGCGGATGAATACATAGAAATTTCGCAGCTTGCAGGGGCGGTTTCATGCTATATGGCATTGATGAAGGCGCTGCTGAAGTAA
- a CDS encoding conserved hypothetical protein (Evidence 4 : Homologs of previously reported genes of unknown function), which produces MDKHIVVTISREFGAEGYEIGKVLADRLGIKLYDKDILGKAAQKKGTEKVSLQDADEKVSERFFEPYLMLSMGLSNKSDQLFEMENSIIRNAAASESCVIVGRLSDYLLRNEPYVIKVLVFAPLEFRVDNIKKKYDMSENAAKKMVSRMDMARKDYCSYYSNGKWKQTSGKDIFLNRETLGVKGCADILEAAVTAKAEQLYAGV; this is translated from the coding sequence ATGGATAAACATATTGTTGTGACCATCAGCCGTGAGTTTGGTGCAGAAGGCTATGAAATTGGCAAAGTACTTGCCGACCGTCTCGGCATTAAGCTATACGACAAAGATATATTGGGGAAAGCGGCACAGAAAAAAGGGACAGAAAAGGTCTCTTTGCAGGATGCGGATGAAAAAGTATCGGAGCGATTTTTTGAGCCCTACCTTATGCTAAGTATGGGCCTATCCAATAAAAGTGATCAGCTTTTTGAAATGGAGAATTCGATTATTCGCAATGCCGCGGCTTCTGAATCCTGCGTTATTGTTGGGCGGCTTTCTGACTATTTGCTGCGGAACGAACCGTATGTAATCAAGGTGCTTGTTTTTGCTCCGCTTGAGTTTCGCGTAGATAATATCAAAAAGAAATACGACATGTCCGAAAACGCGGCAAAAAAGATGGTAAGCCGGATGGATATGGCTCGAAAAGATTACTGTTCCTATTATTCAAACGGCAAATGGAAACAGACCTCTGGTAAAGATATTTTCTTAAACAGAGAAACGCTGGGCGTAAAAGGCTGTGCCGACATCCTGGAGGCTGCGGTTACAGCCAAGGCGGAGCAGTTATATGCGGGGGTATAA
- the aapP gene encoding amino-acid transporter subunit; ATP-binding component of ABC superfamily (Evidence 2b : Function of strongly homologous gene; PubMedId : 8809753, 8898392; Product type t : transporter) produces the protein MAPIIDARNVRKLFGELEVLKDISFSVEEGEVVCLIGPSGSGKSTMLRCLNGLESIQGGTIRVLEEEVQKIENINHFRENIGMVFQHFNLFPNYTVIQNITLAPVMLRKYSRAEAVKKAEELLSRVGLLDKRDVYPATLSGGQKQRVAIARALEMNPKILLFDEPTSALDPEMVGEVLDVMKRLAKDGMTMMVVTHEMGFARDVANRVMFMDGGYILEEAPPKEMFDRPKTERCKAFLSSVL, from the coding sequence ATGGCGCCGATTATTGATGCAAGAAATGTAAGAAAGTTATTTGGAGAGCTCGAGGTGCTGAAAGATATCTCGTTTTCCGTGGAAGAGGGAGAAGTCGTTTGCTTAATTGGCCCCTCCGGCTCAGGGAAATCCACAATGCTGCGCTGCCTCAACGGGCTGGAAAGCATTCAGGGCGGTACGATCAGGGTTCTGGAAGAAGAGGTACAGAAGATTGAAAACATCAATCATTTCAGAGAAAATATCGGGATGGTATTCCAGCACTTCAACTTGTTTCCCAATTACACCGTAATTCAAAATATAACGTTGGCGCCCGTGATGCTCAGAAAATACAGCAGAGCGGAGGCGGTGAAAAAGGCGGAGGAGTTATTGTCCAGAGTTGGACTGCTGGATAAACGGGATGTATATCCGGCAACCTTGTCCGGCGGACAAAAGCAGCGCGTGGCCATTGCGCGGGCACTGGAGATGAATCCTAAGATCCTGCTGTTTGATGAACCGACCAGCGCGTTGGACCCAGAAATGGTGGGAGAGGTGCTGGACGTTATGAAAAGATTGGCCAAAGATGGTATGACAATGATGGTGGTCACCCATGAGATGGGATTTGCCAGGGATGTGGCCAATCGCGTGATGTTTATGGACGGCGGGTACATTCTGGAGGAAGCGCCTCCTAAGGAGATGTTTGATCGTCCCAAAACAGAAAGGTGCAAGGCGTTTTTGTCCAGCGTTCTGTAA
- a CDS encoding Polar amino acid ABC transporter, inner membrane subunit yields MVDYFITFWKYLPALLGGLKLTLIIAIGGIFLSVVIGIILCIFSISGVKVLQKISTAYITLVRGIPLMILALFLYFGIIKNSISLVSSAILILAINASAYMAEIFRAGIQAIDFGQTEAARSLGLSYFQTMRKIILPQAFKIMTPSLMNQFISSLKDTAILSAISVNELTMTAKVVIARTYKAFELYSYAAIIYLIVIAFLTYLSKIVERKMSYDKR; encoded by the coding sequence ATGGTTGACTATTTTATAACTTTTTGGAAGTACCTTCCCGCCCTTTTGGGTGGACTAAAACTAACGCTTATAATTGCGATCGGGGGGATTTTCCTTTCGGTCGTGATTGGTATTATTCTATGTATTTTTTCTATCAGCGGCGTAAAGGTGCTGCAGAAGATCAGTACTGCTTATATTACGCTTGTGCGTGGCATACCGCTGATGATTCTGGCCTTGTTTTTATATTTTGGCATAATCAAGAACTCCATAAGCTTGGTTAGCAGCGCTATCCTCATCCTTGCAATCAATGCATCGGCATACATGGCGGAAATTTTCAGAGCAGGTATCCAAGCAATTGATTTCGGGCAGACAGAGGCAGCAAGAAGTCTTGGGTTAAGCTACTTTCAGACGATGCGCAAAATCATTTTGCCTCAGGCTTTTAAAATTATGACGCCCTCCTTGATGAATCAGTTTATCAGCAGTCTTAAGGATACGGCAATTCTTTCAGCCATCAGTGTAAATGAACTGACAATGACGGCAAAAGTCGTCATTGCAAGAACTTATAAGGCGTTTGAACTGTATTCCTATGCCGCTATCATCTATTTGATTGTAATTGCGTTCCTTACATATCTATCCAAAATTGTTGAAAGAAAAATGAGCTATGACAAACGGTGA